One segment of Clavelina lepadiformis chromosome 2, kaClaLepa1.1, whole genome shotgun sequence DNA contains the following:
- the LOC143446896 gene encoding uncharacterized protein LOC143446896 has product MTTRAERKSKGVYGKWDEEAMRHAIGAVRDGTMGIKKAAEQFHVPKTTLLRRLKKKNKIALGSRKMLGRSTDLPEEIENQLAKHIEDMEARFYGLTLMDLQKLAFQIAEANNISTRFNKEKKIAGYDRVKGFLKRHPEISLRSPEATSLARASGFNKPQIAKFFELIHDIYEKNNLTAARIYNMDESGINVVQKLSKVLAKKGKYQVGSITSQERGQNVTVICCMSAAGNFVPPGFIFPRVRMKEELKDGAPPGSMFTCQKKGWMNNDIFLEWIKHFSQHAKPSQEERVLLILDGHKSHTHNIEALELASKSGVIMLSLPPHTSHRMQPLDLTFFKPLKTYYYQQIEQWLRANPGRAVSAFQICRLFGLAYGKAANVSCAVNGFRKAGIYPVNMLVSNDGDFAAADVTDQPDPAENSDDLIATTSSALVENASSTAVNTTPACINKTAETSNLVSDMQASPLGLLSSISYSEKKKSVVTVTDISPLPKRIRSMNPGTKRRKSSRATILTSSPHKNTLNKRDSDVTKRGGAQKTKQKRGRKTENKQNSICLVCGDSADEDWIQCKNCKEWAHEECADISDSKYYYCDNCS; this is encoded by the exons ATGACCACAAGAGCTGAGCGTAAGAGCAAAGGAGTGTATGGAAAGTGGGATGAAGAAGCGATGCGACATGCAATAGGGGCTGTAAGAGATGGCACAATGGGTATAAAAAAAGCAGCCGAACAGTTTCATGTCCCCAAAACGACTCTTCTAAGAAGACTGAAAAAGAAGAACAAGATTGCTCTTGGCAGCCGCAAGATGTTAGGAAGATCTACTGACCTCCCGGAAGAGATTGAAAACCAATTGGCAAAGCATATTGAAGATATGGAAGCCAGGTTTTATGGCTTGACATTGATGGACCTTCAAAAGCTTGCATTCCAAATTGCAGAAGCTAATAACATTTCTACTAGATtcaacaaagaaaagaaaattgctgGCTATGATAGGGTGAAAGGATTTCTGAAAAGGCATCCAGAAATATCTCTTCGATCCCCGGAGGCAACATCACTAGCGAGAGCATCCGGATTTAACAAACCACAGATAGCTAAGTTTTTTGAACTCATTCATGACATTTATGAAAAGAACAACTTAACTGCTGCCAGAATTTATAATATGGACGAATCTGGGATAAACGTTGTTCAGAAATTGTCAAAAGTTTTAGCTAAGAAGGGGAAATATCAAGTTGGCTCGATAACTAGTCAAGAGCGAGGACAAAATGTGACGGTTATTTGTTGCATGAGTGCAGCAGGAAATTTTGTCCCACCAGGCTTCATCTTTCCACGAGTGCGTATGAAGGAAGAGTTGAAGGATGGAGCTCCTCCAGGAAGCATGTTCACTTGTCAA aaaaagggATGGATGAACAACGACATATTCTTGGAATGGATAAAACACTTCAGCCAGCATGCAAAGCCTAGCCAAGAAGAGAGGGTCCTGCTGATCTTAGATGGACATAAAAGCCACACGCACAATATCGAAGCTTTAGAGTTGGCATCAAAAAGTGGTGTTATTATGCTTTCATTACCACCACACACCAGTCATCGGATGCAGCCATtagatttaacttttttcaaaccACTGAAGACCTATTATTATCAACAAATTGAGCAGTGGCTGCGTGCAAATCCTGGACGAGCAGTCTCTGCGTTTCAAATTTGTCGTTTGTTTGGTCTTGCATATGGAAAAGCTGCAAATGTTAGCTGTGCGGTGAATGGATTTCGAAAGGCCGGAATTTATCCAGTTAATATGCTGGTCTCTAATGACGGTGATTTTGCTGCTGCTGATGTCACAGATCAACCCGATCCAGCTGAGAATTCAGATGATCTAATCGCCACCACAAGCTCAGCTCTAGTGGAAAATGCAAGCTCAACTGCAGTTAACACCACTCCTGCTTGCATCAACAAAACAGCTGAAACCAGCAATCTAGTTTCTGACATGCAAGCCAGCCCTCTAGGCTTACTCTCATCCATTTCTTATTCTGAGAAAAAAAAAAGTGTTGTAACTGTCACAGATATCAGCCCTCTACCAAAGCGAATCCGATCTATGAATCCTGGTACCAAACGGCGAAAATCTTCACGCGCCACAATTTTGACAAGTTCTCCTCATAAAAACACTCTGAATAAAAGAGACAGTGATGTGACAAAAAGAGGCGGTGCACAAAAAACGAAACAGAAGAGAGGAAGGAAAACAGAGAACAAACAGAATTCCATCTGCCTGGTGTGTGGAGATTCTGCAGATGAAGACTGGattcaatgcaaaaactgcaagGAATGGGCCCATGAAGAATGTGCTGATATTAGTGATTCCAAGTATTATTACTGCGACAACTGTTCGTAA